A single window of Cetobacterium sp. 8H DNA harbors:
- a CDS encoding APC family permease, which yields MESKKLNWRMLAMMGFTVVWGFGNVVNNYANQGLTVVVSWILILSLYFLPYTLMVGEMGSVFDHKSGGVSSWINSTYGPMIAYLAGWTYWVVHIPYLAQKPQSALVALSWVIFQDGSVIKTINPLFLQSIVLGIFIFFLWLSSKGVNSLKRIGAVAGTSMFFMGILYILLTVAAPSIVGARSATEVWNFKTFMPKFDFAYFTTISMLVFAVGGCEKISPYVKDIENPSKNFPKGMLALAIMVGMSALLGSFAMGIMFNSGNLPPDLKMNGQYYAFKLLGEYYGVGNLLMILYAIANTLGQISSLMFSIDAPLKILIGEGDKNYIPKSFTKTNEFGAPINGYKLTAVLVGILIIIPALGIGDMNNLYNWLLDLNSIVMPLRYLWVFLAYIGLRGLVKNKSLSSASSFKFIKNDKIATLVGVWCFGFTAFACLMGIFPKNIQLFSSEWFFQITLNILTPIVLVGLGLIFPKIAKKTNF from the coding sequence ATGGAATCGAAAAAATTAAACTGGCGTATGCTAGCAATGATGGGATTCACTGTAGTTTGGGGATTTGGAAATGTTGTTAATAATTACGCTAACCAAGGTCTTACAGTTGTAGTTTCATGGATTTTAATTCTGTCTTTATATTTTTTACCATACACTTTAATGGTTGGTGAGATGGGATCAGTTTTTGATCATAAATCAGGTGGTGTTTCAAGTTGGATTAACTCAACTTATGGCCCTATGATTGCTTATTTAGCAGGATGGACTTATTGGGTTGTTCACATCCCTTACCTTGCACAAAAACCACAAAGTGCACTTGTTGCTCTGAGCTGGGTTATATTCCAAGATGGAAGTGTTATAAAAACAATAAATCCTTTATTTTTACAAAGTATTGTATTAGGAATATTTATATTCTTTCTTTGGCTTTCTTCAAAAGGAGTTAACTCTTTAAAAAGAATTGGAGCCGTTGCTGGAACTTCAATGTTCTTCATGGGTATTTTATATATTCTACTAACTGTTGCTGCTCCATCTATTGTAGGAGCAAGATCTGCAACTGAAGTATGGAACTTTAAAACTTTTATGCCTAAATTTGATTTTGCTTACTTTACGACAATTTCAATGCTAGTTTTTGCTGTTGGTGGTTGTGAAAAAATATCACCTTATGTTAAAGACATTGAAAACCCTTCAAAGAATTTCCCTAAAGGTATGCTAGCTCTTGCTATTATGGTTGGAATGTCAGCACTTCTTGGATCTTTTGCTATGGGTATTATGTTTAACAGTGGAAATCTTCCTCCAGATCTTAAAATGAATGGACAATACTACGCATTTAAGCTTTTAGGAGAATACTACGGAGTTGGAAATCTTCTTATGATTTTATATGCTATTGCCAATACATTAGGACAAATATCTAGTTTAATGTTCTCTATTGATGCTCCACTTAAAATATTGATTGGAGAAGGAGATAAAAACTATATCCCAAAATCATTCACTAAGACAAATGAATTTGGTGCACCAATAAACGGTTACAAGTTAACTGCAGTTCTTGTAGGTATATTAATTATAATTCCTGCTCTTGGAATTGGAGATATGAACAATCTTTACAACTGGCTTTTAGATTTAAATTCTATTGTTATGCCTTTGAGATATCTATGGGTTTTCCTTGCATATATTGGACTTAGAGGACTTGTTAAAAATAAATCTCTTAGTAGCGCATCTTCATTTAAATTTATAAAGAATGATAAAATTGCAACTTTAGTAGGTGTTTGGTGTTTTGGATTTACAGCTTTTGCTTGTCTAATGGGAATCTTCCCTAAAAACATTCAGTTATTTAGTTCTGAGTGGTTCTTCCAAATAACATTAAATATTTTAACTCCAATAGTTTTAGTTGGATTAGGACTTATTTTCCCTAAGATTGCAAAAAAAACTAACTTTTAA